TGATGCGAGGGAGGTGGAGCCGGTGCTGCGCTCACTTGACGGTGTTACGGAGCTGCACGATCTTCACCTGTGGTCGCTCAACGGTACGGACGTGTTGGCTTCGGTTCATCTTGTGGTGCCTGAAACGCACGAGGCGACGAGCGTGATGTGTCGCGCGCAAGAGGCACTGCGGAGCATTAACATCAGCCATTCCACGATTCAGATTGAGCGCCCTGGGCACGTGAAGCATGAAGCTGCCGAGAATGTTTGTTGATCCTGGCTTAGAGTGAGCCGCATGGGGTTCACCACGCCGAGTTATTCTTTGTCCGACTTGTTTGCCCGCACCGAGCGCGGGGAATTGCAGGTGCCTGATTTCCAGCGTGATTACGTGTGGGATATCGACCGTGTGCGCACGCTGGTCACCTCGGTGCTGCGCGGCTATCCCATCGGTTCACTTCTCGCTTTGGACACACGCAACGTTGAGGTGCGTTTCAAATCGCGCGCCATCCACGGCCTGCCGGCGGCGGATGTGAGTCCGGGCCTTGTGCTTCTCGACGGCCAACAGCGCCTGACCTCCCTCTACCACGCCTTGTGCGGTGACGGTGTGGTGCCTGCCCGCGACTTTTTGGGCCGGGAGATTAAACGTCGCTTCTTTGTCGATGTGGTCAAGGCGTCCTCGGCCGACCCCATGCCGGTCGAGGCGGTTTTCCCCGTCGACGATCAGGGGCGGGTGGCTTCTCACTTCGGCCCGCAGATTCCTGGGGGAATCACCAGCCGCGAGGATATGGTCGCGGCTGGGGTGATGCCGGTGTCCGAGCTGCTGCGTCCGGAGAGTGTGGACTTGTTGTTCGACATGGTGGTGGCGGCCGAGGGTGAGGCCACGGGGCGTCGTGAAGCGGTCAAGGCCTTCCACTTTCGGGTGATGGGGCCGCTGCCTGCCTACACTGTGCCGGTGATTCGTGTGGATCGCACCACTTCACTGACCGGCATAGGGCAGATCTTCGCCCACGCGAACTCAGCGGGCGTGCAGATGGACGTTTTCGAGCTTCTCACCTCCCTTTTCGCCGTTCAGGATCCGGGGTTTTCCTTGGTGGGCAGTTGGGAGAAGGTAAAGAAGGGGCTGCGTGAATACCCGGTGCTCGACGGCATTGGCAGGATCGAGTTTCTGCGCGCCATGTCGCTGGTAGTCACCAGCCGCACTGGGGGTGCAGTCGGGCACCGCGGCGACATCCTCAACCTTAGCGTGGAGGATTACCAAGCCAGTGTCGACGAGCTGGGGCGCGCCTTCACCGCGGCAGCGCACTTCCTGCAAAAGCGCTGTTTCTTCTCCCGCGATCAGGTGCCGTATCCAGCGCAGATCGTCTCATTGGCTGCGATCCTTGCCCGTTTGGAGGAAAGTGGCCGCGACCTCGACCAGCGGGGCACTGACCGGCTCAACCAGTGGTTTTGGTGCGGAATGTTCGGTGAGCTCTATGGTGGTCTGGCCCCCACCATCCGTTCGGGCGGCGACGTCGACGAGGTCACCCCGTGGGTGCTGGGGCAGCGCGAAGAATGGCCGCGCTCCGTAGCCGACGCGCAGTTCGCCCAGTCCCGGCTTCTGACCGCGGACGCTACCAGCGGGGTTTTCCGTGGCATGTACGCGCTTCTCATGGGCCGTGGCGCCAGGGATTGGCGCACCGGACAAGAATTCACGGCGGCGGACTATCGCCGTCTTGAAGTGCGTTTCAACAAAATCTTCCCGGCGGCCTACTGTGAGATGCACAATGTTGCCCCTCTCCTTGCGGAGTCGGTGCTCAACCGCACACCGATGGGTATTCGCACCAAGATACTTATTGAAAGCAACAGTCCCAAACGCTACTTGCCCCGCCTGCAATCGAAGTCGATCATGGAAGACGCCGAGTTCGACGCGATGCTTGCCCAACACCACACCGACCCGGCTTTGCTGTTTGCCTCCGAGCATGAGGCTTTCTTCCGTGACCGGCTGCAGCGCTTCACGGAGATCATCGAATACTCGATGGGTAAGCAAGTCAGCCACGACCTCGACGGTAGCGAGGATACGATAGGGCTCTTAAGCGGTGCGCCAATGCAAGCGGATGCGACAAAGAGGCAGGGAAGCGATGAAGGCAAAGCTGCTCAACGGGCAGGTGAGACTGCGCAGGATGTGGCGGGTCACGGCGGGTAGCGTGGCTGTTATCGCGGTGGCCTGCGAGCTTGCCGCGTGCCAGAACACCACCGCCTCTGACCCGGTGGCGGAGGCGCGCACCGCCAACCAGTCGCGTCACGTCTCGGAACGCTTCGAGCCCCATCCGGTCGTCATTGATGACCCTTATGGTTTTCAAACAGCTCAACTTCTGTTTGACACTTCCGAGATTCTCGTGGTCTCCGATGAAACGCCGGAGGCCCAGTTGCGGGCGGCGTCGATAGCTGTCGTGGCGCATGCCCCGTTGCTTGTTCACACCCAAGACAACCACAATGAGGTTCTTGCCCATCTGCAGCGGATGAAGGTGTTGACTGTGCTTACCGTCGGCAATGTCGGGCTGGCGCAATCTACTGGAGTGGTACGCATTTTCC
The Corynebacterium sp. BD556 genome window above contains:
- a CDS encoding GmrSD restriction endonuclease domain-containing protein, with translation MGFTTPSYSLSDLFARTERGELQVPDFQRDYVWDIDRVRTLVTSVLRGYPIGSLLALDTRNVEVRFKSRAIHGLPAADVSPGLVLLDGQQRLTSLYHALCGDGVVPARDFLGREIKRRFFVDVVKASSADPMPVEAVFPVDDQGRVASHFGPQIPGGITSREDMVAAGVMPVSELLRPESVDLLFDMVVAAEGEATGRREAVKAFHFRVMGPLPAYTVPVIRVDRTTSLTGIGQIFAHANSAGVQMDVFELLTSLFAVQDPGFSLVGSWEKVKKGLREYPVLDGIGRIEFLRAMSLVVTSRTGGAVGHRGDILNLSVEDYQASVDELGRAFTAAAHFLQKRCFFSRDQVPYPAQIVSLAAILARLEESGRDLDQRGTDRLNQWFWCGMFGELYGGLAPTIRSGGDVDEVTPWVLGQREEWPRSVADAQFAQSRLLTADATSGVFRGMYALLMGRGARDWRTGQEFTAADYRRLEVRFNKIFPAAYCEMHNVAPLLAESVLNRTPMGIRTKILIESNSPKRYLPRLQSKSIMEDAEFDAMLAQHHTDPALLFASEHEAFFRDRLQRFTEIIEYSMGKQVSHDLDGSEDTIGLLSGAPMQADATKRQGSDEGKAAQRAGETAQDVAGHGG